The Thermodesulfobacteriota bacterium genome has a segment encoding these proteins:
- a CDS encoding phage holin family protein, with amino-acid sequence MLRPIVNFAVVIGGLYLTAHLFPGVRVDGVIPAALVALLLGVANTFVKPVLKVIAVPVNFLSLGLFTFVIDAAVLWYIGTLVVGFEVTELGAALGGAIIISILSATSNTLLE; translated from the coding sequence ATGCTAAGGCCGATCGTTAACTTTGCCGTAGTCATTGGCGGGCTGTACCTCACCGCCCACCTCTTCCCCGGTGTGAGGGTGGACGGCGTTATACCCGCCGCACTAGTCGCTCTGCTGCTCGGTGTCGCGAACACATTCGTAAAGCCCGTCCTTAAGGTCATCGCCGTTCCCGTAAACTTCCTGAGCCTCGGGCTCTTCACCTTCGTAATAGACGCCGCGGTGCTGTGGTATATAGGCACTCTGGTGGTCGGCTTCGAGGTGACCGAGCTCGGCGCGGCCCTCGGGGGCGCGATCATAATAAGCATCCTGAGCGCCACCTCCAACACCCTCCTGGAGTAG